One stretch of Natrinema salaciae DNA includes these proteins:
- a CDS encoding HalOD1 output domain-containing protein gives MPGPAPRDTLTPIGITDGRTVYYDEGRGTYHTWFDDSAYEPVSTALLMAVSSVLETEPADLEALSECVEPDALNALFVHWRGDEPRIGDGSISFTFSQCAVTVRSNGEIEIDPMQRRAGAAGD, from the coding sequence ATGCCCGGACCTGCTCCGCGAGACACCTTGACGCCGATCGGTATCACTGACGGTCGCACGGTCTACTACGACGAGGGCCGGGGAACCTACCACACCTGGTTCGACGACAGCGCATACGAACCGGTGAGCACGGCCCTCCTCATGGCCGTCTCGTCGGTTCTCGAGACCGAACCCGCGGATCTCGAGGCGCTCTCGGAGTGCGTCGAACCGGACGCGCTGAACGCCCTCTTCGTCCACTGGCGGGGCGACGAACCCCGCATCGGCGACGGATCGATCTCCTTTACCTTCTCGCAGTGTGCCGTGACGGTGCGTTCGAACGGCGAGATCGAGATCGATCCGATGCAGCGACGCGCCGGCGCGGCCGGCGACTGA